One genomic window of Scatophagus argus isolate fScaArg1 chromosome 16, fScaArg1.pri, whole genome shotgun sequence includes the following:
- the wbp2nl gene encoding postacrosomal sheath WW domain-binding protein isoform X1 yields MCAHVLIVVRVMKMLNRCHNLIRPPVCPESWTEQDRICCVLRECKNVELSFSEVTCKTDLLKGTKKGTVYLTPYRLLFVSSNSKDCLGSAMFPYYLMKGCSIEQPVFAANYIKGTVLAEPGGGWEGQAHFKMSFPSGGAIDLGQYLFKLATNASRAAPPQNGAPSYGYPSPGMMNGYGPPPPAPPSYPYPPPPQQNGFYQGPPPPAGNMGYPCPTAAAGMYPSGFDYMAPPPPYPGPPQNWAATPPNWTATAPPPPGNSKAAEAAGSAYYNPSSPHNVYMPMERPPPYAPYQDSPDKKHN; encoded by the exons ATGTGTGCGCATGTGCTCATTGTTGTTCGcgtaatgaaaatgttgaatagATGTCATAATCTTATTCGTCCACCTGTGTGCCCTGAGAGCTGGACAGAACAGGACAGAATATGCTG tgttTTAAGGGAATGTAAGAATGTGGAGCTGTCATTCAGCGAAGTCACCTGCAAGACAGACCTGCTGAAGGGGACCAAAAAGggcactgtttacctcacacCATACAGG TTGCTGTTTGTGTCCAGTAACTCCAAGGATTGCCTGGGTTCAGCCATGTTCCCCTATTATCTAATGAAGGGCTGCAGCATTGAGCAGCCAGTCTTTGCAGCCAACTACATTAAAGGGACAGTGTTAGCAGAACCTGGTG GTGGCTGGGAGGGACAGGCTCATTTCAAGATGTCATTCCCCAGTGGAGGAGCCATTGACCTGGGACAGTATCTCTTCAAACTGGCCACAAATG CTTCTCGTGCTGCTCCTCCCCAAAATGGTGCTCCTTCATATGGTTATCCTTCCCCTGGGATGATGAATGGCTATGGcccacctccacctgctcctcccaGCTATCCTTACCCACCTCCTCCCCAGCAGAATGGATTCTACCAGggcccccctcctcctgctggcAACATGGGATACCCCTGCCCAACAGCCGCTGCAG GAATGTACCCATCTGGTTTTGACTACatggctccacctcctccctacCCTGGGCCACCCCAAAATTGGGCTGCAACCCCCCCAAACTGGACAGCAacagcaccaccacctccag GTAACTCCAAGGCGGCCGAAGCAGCAGGCAGCGCATATTACAATCCCAGCAGTCCACACAATGTCTACATGCCCATG GAGCGGCCTCCACCATATGCACCTTATCAAGACTCTCCTGACAAGAAGCACAACTAA
- the wbp2nl gene encoding postacrosomal sheath WW domain-binding protein isoform X2 — protein sequence MALNRNHSQNGGVLVNNGESVLRECKNVELSFSEVTCKTDLLKGTKKGTVYLTPYRLLFVSSNSKDCLGSAMFPYYLMKGCSIEQPVFAANYIKGTVLAEPGGGWEGQAHFKMSFPSGGAIDLGQYLFKLATNASRAAPPQNGAPSYGYPSPGMMNGYGPPPPAPPSYPYPPPPQQNGFYQGPPPPAGNMGYPCPTAAAGMYPSGFDYMAPPPPYPGPPQNWAATPPNWTATAPPPPGNSKAAEAAGSAYYNPSSPHNVYMPMERPPPYAPYQDSPDKKHN from the exons ATGGCTTTGAATCGGAATCATTCGCAAAACGGCGGCGTTTTGGTCAACAACGGAGAAAG tgttTTAAGGGAATGTAAGAATGTGGAGCTGTCATTCAGCGAAGTCACCTGCAAGACAGACCTGCTGAAGGGGACCAAAAAGggcactgtttacctcacacCATACAGG TTGCTGTTTGTGTCCAGTAACTCCAAGGATTGCCTGGGTTCAGCCATGTTCCCCTATTATCTAATGAAGGGCTGCAGCATTGAGCAGCCAGTCTTTGCAGCCAACTACATTAAAGGGACAGTGTTAGCAGAACCTGGTG GTGGCTGGGAGGGACAGGCTCATTTCAAGATGTCATTCCCCAGTGGAGGAGCCATTGACCTGGGACAGTATCTCTTCAAACTGGCCACAAATG CTTCTCGTGCTGCTCCTCCCCAAAATGGTGCTCCTTCATATGGTTATCCTTCCCCTGGGATGATGAATGGCTATGGcccacctccacctgctcctcccaGCTATCCTTACCCACCTCCTCCCCAGCAGAATGGATTCTACCAGggcccccctcctcctgctggcAACATGGGATACCCCTGCCCAACAGCCGCTGCAG GAATGTACCCATCTGGTTTTGACTACatggctccacctcctccctacCCTGGGCCACCCCAAAATTGGGCTGCAACCCCCCCAAACTGGACAGCAacagcaccaccacctccag GTAACTCCAAGGCGGCCGAAGCAGCAGGCAGCGCATATTACAATCCCAGCAGTCCACACAATGTCTACATGCCCATG GAGCGGCCTCCACCATATGCACCTTATCAAGACTCTCCTGACAAGAAGCACAACTAA
- the LOC124073810 gene encoding zona pellucida sperm-binding protein 4-like isoform X1: MNCHLAKLYLTCFMFAFMAQHCWCFTTAQTKKTTEQLALPRVTCSARRMKAVFSPLVKSNLHVKDTTGATLPVPQSEGSCGVSLGREKNQSLSFFSRYDSCYAQIEGSKVVIPLQVQLRGEDRWFRVNISCPLIKRPSERAQRIPTALPGNCDIERALRVNCGPPSISSDACYELGCCYDDHDLSCYYRLNSCSMDGHFVFSVKATDTELPIDPSSLIVKDQPQCLPVISTPDTAVFKIGVTDCGAKVKVDGTVSIYDVEVEELHTNSFTKKSPFSLQVQCEYEASDLKRAADLRSLYAVTNPPPVIALGAIRVQMRIARDASFTSFFPEDQLPLTLPLRKAAYVEISIAQPSPDPTLSLRVRDCFAYPASRHSVWTLLYDGCPNPLDNMRSSVPVDSQGKTTSHSQVRRFDVKTFAFVDPHTGHPSVEEIYFYCWVEICTNDADCAQSCTIISAEGERQRREATSQSDQVQLVSLGPLLLGQNNTELGDAPCVKQNTMFQVTVYMLSGVGAALLLTLLFAVWSSIRKWQKAEAQQACDAQVDNNR, encoded by the exons ATGAATTGTCATTTGGCAAAACTTTATTTGACTTGTTTCATGTTTGCCTTCATGGCTCAGCACTGTTGGTGTTTCACGACCGcgcagacaaagaaaacaaccgAGCAGCTCGCCCTGCCGAGAGTCACCTGCTCCGCCCGGAGGATGAAAGCTGTTTTTAGCCCGCTGGTCAAAAGTAATTTACACGTTAAAG ACACGACGGGGGCCACACTCCCAGTGCCTCAGTCTGAGGGGTCTTGTGGAGTGAGCCTGGGCAGAGAGAAAAACCAGAGCCTCTCTTTCTTCAGCAGATATGACAGCTGCTATGCACAGATTGAG GGCAGCAAAGTGGTCATCCCTCTGCAGGTGCAGCTGAGAGGAGAGGATCGATGGTTCAGGGTGAATATCAGCTGTCCTCTGATAAAGAGACCCAGCGAGAGGGCTCAGCGTATCCCCACAG CTTTACCTGGAAACTGTGACATAGAAAGAGCTTTACGAGTGAACTGTGGCCCTCCAAGCATTTCTAGTGATGCCTGCTACGAACTAGGATGCTGCTATGATGATCATGATTTAAGCTGCTACTATAGACTCAACT CCTGCTCTATGGATGGACATTTTGTGTTCTCGGTAAAGgccacagacacagagctgcCCATTGATCCCAGCAGTCTCATAGTAAAGGATCAGCCACAGTGCCTCCCTGTCATCAGCACCCCAGACACGGCCGTCTTCAAGATTGGAGTCACGGACTGTGGTGCAAAAGTGAAG GTAGATGGAACAGTGAGCATCTATGATGTAGAAGTGGAGGAGCTGCAtacaaacagtttcacaaaaaaatcacCATTCAG CCTCCAGGTCCAGTGTGAATATGAGGCATCAGATTTAAAGCGTGCAGCAGACTTGCGGTCCTTGTATGCAGTGACCAACCCACCACCTGTGATTGCACTGGGAGCCATCAGAGTGCAGATGAGAATAGCTAGAG ATGCATCTTTCACATCCTTCTTTCCTGAGGACCAGCTTCCATTGACCTTGCCCCTGCGTAAAGCTGCTTACGTGGAGATTTCCATTGCCCAGCCGTCCCCAGATCCTACACTTTCCCTGCGTGTAAGGGATTGCTTTGCCTACCCTGCATCTAGACACTCTGTGTGGACACTTCTCTATGACGG ATGTCCCAACCCTTTGGACAACATGAGAAGCTCTGTCCCTGTGGACAGCCAGGGGAAGACCACCTCCCACTCCCAAGTCAGGAGGTTTGATGTCAAGACCTTTGCCTTTGTGGACCCTCACACAGGCCATCCGAGTGTGGAGGAA ATATACTTCTACTGTTGGGTGGAAATCTGCACAAATGATGCTGACTGTGCACAAAGCTGCACCATAATTT CAGCTgagggtgagagacagagaagagaggcaACGTCTCAGTCTGACCAGGTCCAGCTGGTCTCTTTAGGGCCACTGCTCCTGGGACAGAACAACACTGAACTGGGGGACGCTCCGTGTGTGAAACAGAACACAA TGTTTCAGGTGACGGTGTATATGCTCTCTGGTGTTGGTGCTGCCCTGCTATTGACTCTGCTGTTCGCTGTGTGGTCAAGCATCAGGAAGTGGCAGAAGGCAGAAGCACAGCAAGCTTGTGACGCACAAGTTGACAACAACCGATGA
- the LOC124073810 gene encoding zona pellucida sperm-binding protein 4-like isoform X2, whose amino-acid sequence MNCHLAKLYLTCFMFAFMAQHCWCFTTAQTKKTTEQLALPRVTCSARRMKAVFSPLVKSNLHVKDTTGATLPVPQSEGSCGVSLGREKNQSLSFFSRYDSCYAQIEGSKVVIPLQVQLRGEDRWFRVNISCPLIKRPSERAQRIPTALPGNCDIERALRVNCGPPSISSDACYELGCCYDDHDLSCYYRLNSCSMDGHFVFSVKATDTELPIDPSSLIVKDQPQCLPVISTPDTAVFKIGVTDCGAKVKVDGTVSIYDVEVEELHTNSFTKKSPFSLQVQCEYEASDLKRAADLRSLYAVTNPPPVIALGAIRVQMRIARDASFTSFFPEDQLPLTLPLRKAAYVEISIAQPSPDPTLSLRVRDCFAYPASRHSVWTLLYDGCPNPLDNMRSSVPVDSQGKTTSHSQVRRFDVKTFAFVDPHTGHPSVEEIYFYCWVEICTNDADCAQSCTIISEGERQRREATSQSDQVQLVSLGPLLLGQNNTELGDAPCVKQNTMFQVTVYMLSGVGAALLLTLLFAVWSSIRKWQKAEAQQACDAQVDNNR is encoded by the exons ATGAATTGTCATTTGGCAAAACTTTATTTGACTTGTTTCATGTTTGCCTTCATGGCTCAGCACTGTTGGTGTTTCACGACCGcgcagacaaagaaaacaaccgAGCAGCTCGCCCTGCCGAGAGTCACCTGCTCCGCCCGGAGGATGAAAGCTGTTTTTAGCCCGCTGGTCAAAAGTAATTTACACGTTAAAG ACACGACGGGGGCCACACTCCCAGTGCCTCAGTCTGAGGGGTCTTGTGGAGTGAGCCTGGGCAGAGAGAAAAACCAGAGCCTCTCTTTCTTCAGCAGATATGACAGCTGCTATGCACAGATTGAG GGCAGCAAAGTGGTCATCCCTCTGCAGGTGCAGCTGAGAGGAGAGGATCGATGGTTCAGGGTGAATATCAGCTGTCCTCTGATAAAGAGACCCAGCGAGAGGGCTCAGCGTATCCCCACAG CTTTACCTGGAAACTGTGACATAGAAAGAGCTTTACGAGTGAACTGTGGCCCTCCAAGCATTTCTAGTGATGCCTGCTACGAACTAGGATGCTGCTATGATGATCATGATTTAAGCTGCTACTATAGACTCAACT CCTGCTCTATGGATGGACATTTTGTGTTCTCGGTAAAGgccacagacacagagctgcCCATTGATCCCAGCAGTCTCATAGTAAAGGATCAGCCACAGTGCCTCCCTGTCATCAGCACCCCAGACACGGCCGTCTTCAAGATTGGAGTCACGGACTGTGGTGCAAAAGTGAAG GTAGATGGAACAGTGAGCATCTATGATGTAGAAGTGGAGGAGCTGCAtacaaacagtttcacaaaaaaatcacCATTCAG CCTCCAGGTCCAGTGTGAATATGAGGCATCAGATTTAAAGCGTGCAGCAGACTTGCGGTCCTTGTATGCAGTGACCAACCCACCACCTGTGATTGCACTGGGAGCCATCAGAGTGCAGATGAGAATAGCTAGAG ATGCATCTTTCACATCCTTCTTTCCTGAGGACCAGCTTCCATTGACCTTGCCCCTGCGTAAAGCTGCTTACGTGGAGATTTCCATTGCCCAGCCGTCCCCAGATCCTACACTTTCCCTGCGTGTAAGGGATTGCTTTGCCTACCCTGCATCTAGACACTCTGTGTGGACACTTCTCTATGACGG ATGTCCCAACCCTTTGGACAACATGAGAAGCTCTGTCCCTGTGGACAGCCAGGGGAAGACCACCTCCCACTCCCAAGTCAGGAGGTTTGATGTCAAGACCTTTGCCTTTGTGGACCCTCACACAGGCCATCCGAGTGTGGAGGAA ATATACTTCTACTGTTGGGTGGAAATCTGCACAAATGATGCTGACTGTGCACAAAGCTGCACCATAATTT CTgagggtgagagacagagaagagaggcaACGTCTCAGTCTGACCAGGTCCAGCTGGTCTCTTTAGGGCCACTGCTCCTGGGACAGAACAACACTGAACTGGGGGACGCTCCGTGTGTGAAACAGAACACAA TGTTTCAGGTGACGGTGTATATGCTCTCTGGTGTTGGTGCTGCCCTGCTATTGACTCTGCTGTTCGCTGTGTGGTCAAGCATCAGGAAGTGGCAGAAGGCAGAAGCACAGCAAGCTTGTGACGCACAAGTTGACAACAACCGATGA
- the rrp7a gene encoding ribosomal RNA-processing protein 7 homolog A, producing the protein MAPSKKKHASSQCCIIPGGFTVLSLQFSSDSAAQHRLYVKEHKVRAERNSRRPLDRTLFVLNIPPYCSEAVVTELFSQFGCVQSVELRDHPGSFQESGPKLSKFFKPVAKQGFKVGYIVFQSSSSLSAAKSHPYNVPLVVCTEQRTVSTGVQKWIQNYTESFIQPDKMQQIVDSFMEDYDKRKEEDAERQRKAAEQQQEDEEGWVKVTKGPKGAKARPHTEAANQRTLQKEMRKKKRKELLNFYTWQHRNTQKEHIAELRKKFEEDKQRIALLRAQRKFRPY; encoded by the exons ATGGCGCCGTCCAAGAAGAAACATGCTAGTAGCCAGTGTTGTATTATTCCTGGAGGATTTACAG TGCTGTCCTTACAGTTCAGTTCCGACAGCGCTGCACAGCACAGGCTGTATGTGAAAGAGCATAAAGTACGAGCAGAGAGGAACTCACGCAGACCTCTGGACCGGACTTTGTTTGTGCTCAACATCCCTCCGTACTGCTCGGAG gccGTTGTCACAGAACTGTTCTCGCAGTTTGGCTGTGTTCAGTCCGTGGAGCTGAGAGACCACCCTGGCTCCTTTCAGGAGTCAGGACCCAAGCTGTCCAAGTTTTTCAAACCAGTTGCAAAGCAG GGTTTCAAAGTTGGCTACATTGTGTTCCAAAGTTCCTCAAGTTTGTCAGCAGCCAAATCACACCCATATAATGTGCCTTTGGTGGTCTGCACAGAGCAGCGTACAGTGAGCACAGGAGTACAGA AATGGATTCAGAATTACACGGAGTCCTTTATTCAGCCAGACAAAATGCAACAGATAGTCGACTCATTTATGGAAGACTATGACAAACGGAAAGAAGAG GATGCAGAGAGGCAAAGGAAGGCAGCTGAGCAGCAacaagaggatgaagagggcTGGGTGAAAGTCACAAAAGGACCGAAGGGCGCCAAGGCCCGTCCCCACACTGAGGCAGCCAACCAAAGGACTCTACAGAaagagatgaggaagaagaagaggaaggagctCCTGAACTTCTACACCtggcagcacagaaacacacagaaagaac atATTGCTGAACTAAGAAAGAAGTTTGAGGAGGATAAACAGAGAATAGCTCTGCTGCGGGCACAGAGAAAGTTCAGACCGTACTGA
- the poldip3 gene encoding polymerase delta-interacting protein 3 isoform X3, translated as MADVSLDEVIRQRGINLKAPTKRPMFGRGAGGIGKSFDARQKIGVNDVRQRLGGGGGAGFQVKDAREKLGQKDARFKIRGRGGAGGVQDARQMINSRKQGQNQLSLKRSIGGTQTVAAPPLKITKTIQQRPVGMSGGIRAATQPVSKEHDDISSKQIKITTANSMLQSRSGAAGSTFSMSAPITKVVKNDAYTAPRPPVPVAPTRPNPSMAAARSSAATLQPVSRTLQQSTAEATTTTPTPPQPAFSPLEGTKITVNNLHPRVTEEDIVELFCVCGALKRARLVKVGVAEVVFVRKEDAVSAYRKYNNRCLDGQPMKCNLHIQGNVITSDQPILLRLSDTPGTGSGTKKDGLPSSLTRPAGQRASSQPTPEVDPQTILKALFKSTAQSTSTTEPPSSQATAFRIKI; from the exons ATGGCAGACGTCTCTTTGGATGAAGTGATACGACAGCGCGGTATTAATCTCAAGGCACCAACCAAAAG GCCCATGTTTGGACGGGGTGCAGGAGGGATTGGCAAGAGCTTTGACGCTCGACAGAAGATTGGGGTTAATGATGTCAGACAGCGgctcggaggaggaggaggagcag GATTTCAAGTGAAAGACGCCAGAGAAAAGCTTGGTCAGAAAGATGCTCGCTTCAAAATCCGTGGCAggggaggagcagggggagTGCAGGATGCCCGTCAGATGATCAACTCACGCAAACAGGGGCAAAATCA GCTGAGCCTCAAGAGAAGCATTGGAGGGACACAGACAGTTGCTGCACCACCCCTGAAAATAACCAAGACCATTCAG CAACGTCCAGTGGGGATGTCAGGTGGAATCCGTGCAGCAACACAG ccTGTCTCAAAGGAGCATGATGACATCTCcagtaaacaaataaagatcACTACAGCTAATAGTATGCTACAGTCACGG TCTGGTGCAGCGGGCTCCACATTTTCCATGTCCGCACCAATCACCAAGGTGGTTAAAAATGATGCGTACACGGCCCCACGTCCCCCTGTTCCAGTGGCTCCCACTCGACCCAACCCCAGCATGGCTGCTGCCAGATCCTCAGCTGCAACTTTACAACCCGTCTCCAGGACTCTCCAGCAAAGCACAGCAGAAGCTACCACCACGACTCCTACTCCCCCTCAG CCTGCTTTCAGTCCTTTGGAGGGGACAAAAATTACAGTTAACAACCTGCATCCCCGGGTTACTGAGGAAGACATAGTT GAACTGTTCTGTGTGTGCGGGGCCTTGAAGCGAGCACGACTGGTGAAGGTGGGTGTGGCTGAAGTTGTGTTTGTACGTAAGGAGGATGCCGTGAGCGCATACAGGAAGTACAACAACCGCTGCCTGGACG GCCAGCCTATGAAGTGTAACCTTCATATTCAGGGAAATGTCATCACTTCTGATCAGCCCATTCTATT GAGGCTCAGTGACACTCCAGGCACAGGCAGTGGTACAAAAAAAGACGGTCTGCCCTCATCCTTAACTCGTCCCGCCGGTCAGCGAGCCTCATCTCAGCCCACTCCAGAGGTGGACCCCCAGACTATCCTCAAGGCTCTGTTCAAATCCACTGCGCAGTCCACCTCCACCACTGAGCCCCCCAGCTCACAGGCCACTGCCTTTCGCATCAAGATATAG
- the poldip3 gene encoding polymerase delta-interacting protein 3 isoform X2 yields MADVSLDEVIRQRGINLKAPTKRPMFGRGAGGIGKSFDARQKIGVNDVRQRLGGGGAGFQVKDAREKLGQKDARFKIRGRGGAGGVQDARQMINSRKQGQNQFSVPSQTTQMTAVKHQLQSQTLVPQIQIHTNNNLVSVNTRQFASNVQGLSMRGGATPQLSNNKRMMDARDRLSLKRSIGGTQTVAAPPLKITKTIQQRPVGMSGGIRAATQPVSKEHDDISSKQIKITTANSMLQSRSGAAGSTFSMSAPITKVVKNDAYTAPRPPVPVAPTRPNPSMAAARSSAATLQPVSRTLQQSTAEATTTTPTPPQPAFSPLEGTKITVNNLHPRVTEEDIVELFCVCGALKRARLVKVGVAEVVFVRKEDAVSAYRKYNNRCLDGQPMKCNLHIQGNVITSDQPILLRLSDTPGTGSGTKKDGLPSSLTRPAGQRASSQPTPEVDPQTILKALFKSTAQSTSTTEPPSSQATAFRIKI; encoded by the exons ATGGCAGACGTCTCTTTGGATGAAGTGATACGACAGCGCGGTATTAATCTCAAGGCACCAACCAAAAG GCCCATGTTTGGACGGGGTGCAGGAGGGATTGGCAAGAGCTTTGACGCTCGACAGAAGATTGGGGTTAATGATGTCAGACAGCGgctcggaggaggaggag CAGGATTTCAAGTGAAAGACGCCAGAGAAAAGCTTGGTCAGAAAGATGCTCGCTTCAAAATCCGTGGCAggggaggagcagggggagTGCAGGATGCCCGTCAGATGATCAACTCACGCAAACAGGGGCAAAATCAGTTCAGTGTTCCGTCTCAGAccacacaaatgacagcagtAAAGCACCAGCTACAGAGCCAGACACTTGTGCcacagatacagatacacacTAACAACAATCTTGTCAGTGTGAACACAAGGCAGTTTGCCTCTAATGTACAAGGACTGAGCATGAGGGGCGGTGCAACACCACAGCTGAGCAATAATAAAAGAATGATGGATGCTCGTGACAGGCTGAGCCTCAAGAGAAGCATTGGAGGGACACAGACAGTTGCTGCACCACCCCTGAAAATAACCAAGACCATTCAG CAACGTCCAGTGGGGATGTCAGGTGGAATCCGTGCAGCAACACAG ccTGTCTCAAAGGAGCATGATGACATCTCcagtaaacaaataaagatcACTACAGCTAATAGTATGCTACAGTCACGG TCTGGTGCAGCGGGCTCCACATTTTCCATGTCCGCACCAATCACCAAGGTGGTTAAAAATGATGCGTACACGGCCCCACGTCCCCCTGTTCCAGTGGCTCCCACTCGACCCAACCCCAGCATGGCTGCTGCCAGATCCTCAGCTGCAACTTTACAACCCGTCTCCAGGACTCTCCAGCAAAGCACAGCAGAAGCTACCACCACGACTCCTACTCCCCCTCAG CCTGCTTTCAGTCCTTTGGAGGGGACAAAAATTACAGTTAACAACCTGCATCCCCGGGTTACTGAGGAAGACATAGTT GAACTGTTCTGTGTGTGCGGGGCCTTGAAGCGAGCACGACTGGTGAAGGTGGGTGTGGCTGAAGTTGTGTTTGTACGTAAGGAGGATGCCGTGAGCGCATACAGGAAGTACAACAACCGCTGCCTGGACG GCCAGCCTATGAAGTGTAACCTTCATATTCAGGGAAATGTCATCACTTCTGATCAGCCCATTCTATT GAGGCTCAGTGACACTCCAGGCACAGGCAGTGGTACAAAAAAAGACGGTCTGCCCTCATCCTTAACTCGTCCCGCCGGTCAGCGAGCCTCATCTCAGCCCACTCCAGAGGTGGACCCCCAGACTATCCTCAAGGCTCTGTTCAAATCCACTGCGCAGTCCACCTCCACCACTGAGCCCCCCAGCTCACAGGCCACTGCCTTTCGCATCAAGATATAG
- the poldip3 gene encoding polymerase delta-interacting protein 3 isoform X1, whose amino-acid sequence MADVSLDEVIRQRGINLKAPTKRPMFGRGAGGIGKSFDARQKIGVNDVRQRLGGGGGAGFQVKDAREKLGQKDARFKIRGRGGAGGVQDARQMINSRKQGQNQFSVPSQTTQMTAVKHQLQSQTLVPQIQIHTNNNLVSVNTRQFASNVQGLSMRGGATPQLSNNKRMMDARDRLSLKRSIGGTQTVAAPPLKITKTIQQRPVGMSGGIRAATQPVSKEHDDISSKQIKITTANSMLQSRSGAAGSTFSMSAPITKVVKNDAYTAPRPPVPVAPTRPNPSMAAARSSAATLQPVSRTLQQSTAEATTTTPTPPQPAFSPLEGTKITVNNLHPRVTEEDIVELFCVCGALKRARLVKVGVAEVVFVRKEDAVSAYRKYNNRCLDGQPMKCNLHIQGNVITSDQPILLRLSDTPGTGSGTKKDGLPSSLTRPAGQRASSQPTPEVDPQTILKALFKSTAQSTSTTEPPSSQATAFRIKI is encoded by the exons ATGGCAGACGTCTCTTTGGATGAAGTGATACGACAGCGCGGTATTAATCTCAAGGCACCAACCAAAAG GCCCATGTTTGGACGGGGTGCAGGAGGGATTGGCAAGAGCTTTGACGCTCGACAGAAGATTGGGGTTAATGATGTCAGACAGCGgctcggaggaggaggaggagcag GATTTCAAGTGAAAGACGCCAGAGAAAAGCTTGGTCAGAAAGATGCTCGCTTCAAAATCCGTGGCAggggaggagcagggggagTGCAGGATGCCCGTCAGATGATCAACTCACGCAAACAGGGGCAAAATCAGTTCAGTGTTCCGTCTCAGAccacacaaatgacagcagtAAAGCACCAGCTACAGAGCCAGACACTTGTGCcacagatacagatacacacTAACAACAATCTTGTCAGTGTGAACACAAGGCAGTTTGCCTCTAATGTACAAGGACTGAGCATGAGGGGCGGTGCAACACCACAGCTGAGCAATAATAAAAGAATGATGGATGCTCGTGACAGGCTGAGCCTCAAGAGAAGCATTGGAGGGACACAGACAGTTGCTGCACCACCCCTGAAAATAACCAAGACCATTCAG CAACGTCCAGTGGGGATGTCAGGTGGAATCCGTGCAGCAACACAG ccTGTCTCAAAGGAGCATGATGACATCTCcagtaaacaaataaagatcACTACAGCTAATAGTATGCTACAGTCACGG TCTGGTGCAGCGGGCTCCACATTTTCCATGTCCGCACCAATCACCAAGGTGGTTAAAAATGATGCGTACACGGCCCCACGTCCCCCTGTTCCAGTGGCTCCCACTCGACCCAACCCCAGCATGGCTGCTGCCAGATCCTCAGCTGCAACTTTACAACCCGTCTCCAGGACTCTCCAGCAAAGCACAGCAGAAGCTACCACCACGACTCCTACTCCCCCTCAG CCTGCTTTCAGTCCTTTGGAGGGGACAAAAATTACAGTTAACAACCTGCATCCCCGGGTTACTGAGGAAGACATAGTT GAACTGTTCTGTGTGTGCGGGGCCTTGAAGCGAGCACGACTGGTGAAGGTGGGTGTGGCTGAAGTTGTGTTTGTACGTAAGGAGGATGCCGTGAGCGCATACAGGAAGTACAACAACCGCTGCCTGGACG GCCAGCCTATGAAGTGTAACCTTCATATTCAGGGAAATGTCATCACTTCTGATCAGCCCATTCTATT GAGGCTCAGTGACACTCCAGGCACAGGCAGTGGTACAAAAAAAGACGGTCTGCCCTCATCCTTAACTCGTCCCGCCGGTCAGCGAGCCTCATCTCAGCCCACTCCAGAGGTGGACCCCCAGACTATCCTCAAGGCTCTGTTCAAATCCACTGCGCAGTCCACCTCCACCACTGAGCCCCCCAGCTCACAGGCCACTGCCTTTCGCATCAAGATATAG